Within Chloroflexota bacterium, the genomic segment GTCTTTAGCCAGCGCGGCCAGTTCGCGATAGGCCACCACCAGCGGCCCTTTGTTGGCGGTGACCAGATGCTTGCCCACCTTCAAGGCCAGGCGGCAGTGTTCCAGGCCCGGGCCGCCGGTCTGGGCGTCGGTGGGGGTCACTTCCACCACCACGTCCGCCCCGTCCATGGCGGCTTCCACCGGAATCGGCGGCCCGGCCAGCGAAATCTCGCGGTCAAGATCGAGTCCCGCCGGGTCAACTGCCGAGCCGCGCCGGGTGAGAATGGCCGTGACCTTTGGCGCAAAGCCATAGTCGGCCAGCAACGCTTCGCGCCGGGTCACGAGCAATTCCACCAGCCCGCGAGCCACGTGGCCGAAGCCAATCAATGCTATTTTCATAGTTAGCTCCCTTCGCAATCCTAACTTTTCCCCCCCAAACCTTCGTGTCCCGGCAGGTTTTTCTTCCTAAAATAAGGCGTACTTTATCGGCTCGCGGTTGTTCAGGGAGGAAAACTTGATGTGCCGCCATAAATGGGAAAAAGGGCAAGGCCTGATTGAATACGGCATGATCATCATTCTGGTTGCCATTCTTGTCATGGCATTGCTGTTAATACTTGGGCCGGCGGTCGGCAATATTTTCTCAAACGTCATTGTCCAATTTTAGTTTCCCATCCGCCGCCCAGACCACCAGAGCCTCATCAAATGATGAGGCTCTTTTTTGCGCTTCACCGGCTCGGCGATCACGGCGACTTCACTTCCTTCACCTCAAAGCTTGTGAGTGTAAACGAGGCGTCGCCGCTCGCGCCGCCGTTGAGAAAGAAGCCGTAGAAACCCTCAGCCAGCGACGGATCATTCAAGGTAAACAAATACTGATCGTTGGCGTAGAAGTTGAACTCGTCTTTGAACATCCAGACCATCAACCGGTTGTCGGCATTGGCGCCCTGGTTGAGGGCCGGGTAGTCCTGCCAGTTGCTCAACGCCACCAGGTCAGTCCCGTTCAACCTCAACACTCGCGCCTGCCCGGCGCAGTTGATCGAGAAGATGTACATGTTGTAATTGTTTGCCGGCTCTTCGGTGGCGCGGTAAGCCATGCCCACTTCGTCGGCGTCGGCGCAACGGTTGTTGCGCACCGAGACGGCAATCTGCTGGTCGCCATGCACAGCGTCGAAGTAGAGCGAGTAGCGCCAGCCGCCAGCCTTCTTGAGTGAAAGGATGTCGAGTTGCCCGTCCTGCGCGCCGAATCTGGCCGCCTCATCTTCAAACGTCCAGAGCCAGCCGATCTCGCCGGTGAAGTTGTCGGTGAAGATGGTGTCGCCGACGTTTTTGTTGGGATCGGGTGTGGGCGGGATCGTCGGGGTCGCCGTCGCCCCGGTGGTGGGCGACGGTTCAATCGTGGCCGAGGGCGCTTCGGTGGCGGCGGGCGGTTCGGTAGCCGCGACATCCGGTGAGGCTGAAGTGAACGTGGGCAGGACGACGGTGGTGGGCGGAATGGGCGTCACTTCTACCACCGAGGCGATGCAACCCGAAGCGGCGAACATGAGCGCGGGAAGCAGGATCAGATAATAAATAATTTTCATGGCAAAGTCTCCTTGAGTGTTGCTCGATGGAGCCAGTATAGAAAATCTGAGGCCGGGCTGTCAATCAATTATTACCGACTCGTAACGGGCATTACTGAGGCTGAACGGGAGCGTCTCAGAAATCCAACAACTTCTGAATCCTGGCGCGGATGGTTTCAAGATTTGGCAGGACGTATTCCATCATCCGCGCGTTGTAGGGAATCGGGCAGTCGGGCGTCGCCAGACGCTCGACCGGCGCGTCGAGATCGGCGAAACATTCGCCGACGATGGTGGCGATGATCTCGCCGGCAAAGCCGCCGGTGATCGTGTCTTCGTGAACAATGAGAGCCTTGCCGGTGCGGCGCACACTGTTCAGCACGCACTCCTTGTCCCAGGGAATGATCGTGCGGAGATCAATGACCGTCACCCGGCCCGCGAAGGACGCGGCGGCTTTGAAGCAACGATGAACCATCTCGCCCCAGGCCACCAGAGTCAGTTCGTCGCCTTCGGTCAGCGTGGCGGCTTTGCCAAACGGCAGGCAATAGTCGTCGCCGGGGTAAGGCCGGCGGGCGGGCGCGGTGTCGAGCAAGGCGCGGTGCTCAAAGAAGAACGTTGGGTCGTCGCCGCGCAAGGCCGCCCGAAGCAAGCCGACGGCATCGGCGGCGTTGCTGGGGAAGGCAATGCGCCAACCGAGGGTGTGGGCGAACACGGCCTCGCCGGTCACGCTGTGCCAGGGGTCGCCCGTCTTCTTGCCGTAGCCCACCGGAATGCGAACCACCATCGGCGCCGCGAACTTGCCCGCCGTGCGCCAGCGCACCGTGCCAATGTCGCTGATCTGCTCGTGGGCCGGGTCGGCGTATTTGCGGAACTGAATCTCCGGCACAGGCAACAGGCCGGCCAGGGCCATGCCAACGGCGCGGCCCATGATGCCCTCTTCAGAAAGCGAGGTGTCGAAGACTCGATCCGCGCCAAACTTGATCTGCATGTCGAGCGTCGCCCCGTGAACGCCGCCCTTGACGCCCACGTCTTCGCCGAAGACGAGCAGGCGCGGGTTGAGGCGCATTTCGGATTCGAGTGCGCGGCGCACAGCATCGAGAAGGTTGAGTCGCGGGCCGCTTGACTCCGGTCCAGCCGCCGTGAACGGGGGAAGCGCGTTGGCAGGCCGAAGCCCGCCCACGAGCGGCGGCGGCCCCTGATAGAAAAGATGGTGTGTGGCTTGAGCCGGGTCGGGGTCGGGAGAGGCTTCCACAGCAGAGACGGCTGAGGCCAATTCATCCTTGATCGTTCGCGCCAGATCGGGCGTGAGGTAATGATCGCGCAACCGCAACAGCGGGTCGCGAGCCTGATCGTCGGCGCGCTCTTCAGGTGACTTGTAAGCCTGATCGTCAATGAAGGTGTGGCCGGCCAGGCGCGGGACGCGCATTCGTAGCAGACAGGGGCCGTTGGCGCGAGTGTGAGCAACAGCCTGCGAAATTTTTTCGGCGGCATCGTCGGGGTCAGCGCCATCGCCTTCCAGAACTCTGAGGCCGCCGTAGCTGGCAAGGTTGGCGGCGATGTCCCCGCCCGGCGTTTGGTAACGGCTTGGCACGGAGATGCCGTAGCCGTTGTCTTCGATGAAGAAGAGCATGGGCAGGCGAAGGGTGGTTGCGATGTTGAGCGCGGCCCAAAAACCGTTGGCGGCCACACTGCCGTCGCCGCCGAGGGCGACCGCAATCGCGCCCGGCCAGTCTTTTTCGCCGAGCACGTTGGCATGGTAGTTGATGGCTTGCGCCCAGCCGATGGCGGGCGTGTATTGCGCGCCCACGTCGCCGGACGAGGGCAGGACGAGCGCGCCACTGCGGCGCGGCAGGCTAAAGACCACGCCCACGTCGCGGCCCTCGCTCGGGCTTCCGGTTCGGGCCATGCCGGCGGCCAGAGCTTCGCGGGCGGTGAGGCCGGAGGCCAGCATGAAGGGGCGCGAACGATAGTAAACGGTTGCGGCGTCGTGAGGATGGGTGAGGTTGAGGGCCAGCAGGATTTGCGCCAGCTCGTGCCCGCCGGCCGAGAATTGATATTTGACCTTGCCTTGCGGCGTGAGTTGTTCGGTCTCGAGGCGATCCAGTTCGCGCGAGAGGAGCAGGAGGCGGGCAACTTTAGGCCAGTCAACTTTAACATCCGTCATGTCGTTCATCCGTCAGGCATTTAACCACCAAGACACCAGGGCACAAAGCCATCAAGTTTTTCTTTGTGTCTTAGCGCCTTTGTGTCTTGGTGTTGAATTCAATCGTTAGTCAGCACGGCGGGAGCCAGAAGCCAGACGAGTTCGCCGCTCAGGGGATCGAGGGCGGTGATGTCCACCCGGGCCAGGCCGCCTTTTTTCATAACGACGTGTCCGCCGCCGATGAGTTGGGAGAGGGTTGTGCTAAAATCCGGCTCGTGGCCGACGAACAAAAGTGTTGCGGCATCGGCCTCACGCACCAGCTTGTCGAGTTGGGCGATGTTGAAGCCGGGGGCGAGAAGCCGCGTCACTTTCACCGTCAGGCCCAGGCGGTCGGCCACCAGGTCGGCGGTTTGGCGGGCGCGAATGAGGGGGCTGGAGAGGATGGCGTCGGGCTTGAGCTTGAGGCGCTTAATGGCTTTGGCCTCCAGCTTCATCTTTTCAATGCCGTCGGGCGTGAGCGGGCGCTCGTCGTCGGCGCCCGTCCAGTCCGGCCAGTCGGCGAGGCCGTGACGGAGGAAGTAGAGTTTGGTGAGCATGGCGGAATCTTACATCAAGAACAACGGATGTGTGGAATTTAACGGATTCTCGATCCGTTAAATTCCACACATCCGCTGTTCTCACACCTATGGCTTCTCTCGCAGAATTACAGCAACAGGCAGGCTTCACCTTTCACAACGTGGAATTGCTTCGCCGCGCCCTGACCCACCGTTCGTACCTCAACGAGCACGCGGAAGAATCCGAGGACAACGAGCGCCTTGAGTTTTTGGGCGATGCGGTGCTGGATTTTTTGGTGGGGGCGATGCTCTACCACCGCTTCCCCGAAATGCAGGAGGGCCAACTCACCCGCTTGCGTTCGGCGCTGGTTCGGGCCGAGCAGTTGGCCGGGCTGGCCCGGCAGTTGGAGCTGGGGCAATACATCCGGCTGGGCAAGGGCGAAGACGACGCCGGCGGGCGCGAGCGAGACACCTTGCTGGGCGACGTGTTTGAGGCCATCCTCGGCGGGCTATATTTGGATTCGGGTTTGGAGGCGGTGAAGGAATTTGTGGAGCGATTGCTTTTGCCGGTGGCGGCGGAGGTGGCCCGCGAGCAAAGCGACATTGACGCCAAGAGTTACTTTCAGGAGTGGGCGCAGTCGGAGTTGAACCACACGCCGCAGTACGTGACGGTGAGCGCCGAGGGGCCGGATCACGAGAAGACGTTTGCGGTGGAAGTTCGGGTGAACGGCGAAGTTTACGGCGCGGGCGCGGGGCGGAGCAAGCAGGCCGCGGCCCGGGCGGCGGCGATGGATGCGCTCAAACGAGTCGGAGCGATATAGAACTTTTCACCGCGAAGACGCAAGGACGCAAAGAAATTAAGAAAAACCTTTGCGCTCTTCGTGTCTTCGCGGTTCGATCTTGAAGGCTGAATGAAACGTCTGCTTATAACCGGCGGCTCCGGTTTTCTTGGCTCGCGGCTCGCCCAACTGGCAACCGCCTCTGGCAGGTGGGACGTTTACCCGACGTTCTTCAACACGCCCATCGCTCATCCCAACGCGATCCGGCTCGACCTGAGAGATCGGGCTGAGGTGGAGAAGACGGTCAAAGAGTTGAAGCCGGAGGCCATCATCCACCAGGCCGTCTCCAACCGCAACGG encodes:
- a CDS encoding pilus assembly protein, coding for MCRHKWEKGQGLIEYGMIIILVAILVMALLLILGPAVGNIFSNVIVQF
- a CDS encoding pyruvate dehydrogenase, whose amino-acid sequence is MNDMTDVKVDWPKVARLLLLSRELDRLETEQLTPQGKVKYQFSAGGHELAQILLALNLTHPHDAATVYYRSRPFMLASGLTAREALAAGMARTGSPSEGRDVGVVFSLPRRSGALVLPSSGDVGAQYTPAIGWAQAINYHANVLGEKDWPGAIAVALGGDGSVAANGFWAALNIATTLRLPMLFFIEDNGYGISVPSRYQTPGGDIAANLASYGGLRVLEGDGADPDDAAEKISQAVAHTRANGPCLLRMRVPRLAGHTFIDDQAYKSPEERADDQARDPLLRLRDHYLTPDLARTIKDELASAVSAVEASPDPDPAQATHHLFYQGPPPLVGGLRPANALPPFTAAGPESSGPRLNLLDAVRRALESEMRLNPRLLVFGEDVGVKGGVHGATLDMQIKFGADRVFDTSLSEEGIMGRAVGMALAGLLPVPEIQFRKYADPAHEQISDIGTVRWRTAGKFAAPMVVRIPVGYGKKTGDPWHSVTGEAVFAHTLGWRIAFPSNAADAVGLLRAALRGDDPTFFFEHRALLDTAPARRPYPGDDYCLPFGKAATLTEGDELTLVAWGEMVHRCFKAAASFAGRVTVIDLRTIIPWDKECVLNSVRRTGKALIVHEDTITGGFAGEIIATIVGECFADLDAPVERLATPDCPIPYNARMMEYVLPNLETIRARIQKLLDF
- a CDS encoding histidine phosphatase family protein, with the protein product MLTKLYFLRHGLADWPDWTGADDERPLTPDGIEKMKLEAKAIKRLKLKPDAILSSPLIRARQTADLVADRLGLTVKVTRLLAPGFNIAQLDKLVREADAATLLFVGHEPDFSTTLSQLIGGGHVVMKKGGLARVDITALDPLSGELVWLLAPAVLTND
- the rnc gene encoding ribonuclease III, producing the protein MASLAELQQQAGFTFHNVELLRRALTHRSYLNEHAEESEDNERLEFLGDAVLDFLVGAMLYHRFPEMQEGQLTRLRSALVRAEQLAGLARQLELGQYIRLGKGEDDAGGRERDTLLGDVFEAILGGLYLDSGLEAVKEFVERLLLPVAAEVAREQSDIDAKSYFQEWAQSELNHTPQYVTVSAEGPDHEKTFAVEVRVNGEVYGAGAGRSKQAAARAAAMDALKRVGAI